The following are encoded together in the Sphaerodactylus townsendi isolate TG3544 linkage group LG14, MPM_Stown_v2.3, whole genome shotgun sequence genome:
- the SNX20 gene encoding sorting nexin-20, which produces MEGGHSYREESHQEEATGVTPDSAAATDSDDDNGYEALTFFHPNQEQRETRNLADGNRSPKNSQSPDSSMTTKELQEYWRNEKRNYRAVKVLFEIPSARIVEKAFAKYVKYQIIIIQTGSFDSNRSIIERRYSDFERLHADLLKAFYDEMEDVPFPKKILTGNFTEDIIMERKLAFQDYLRLLYSMGCIQTSSTFIDFLIGPEMEEGYSCLRGGQYTKALEIFLQVVPLQEKLIKHRPILLVPTLCAILICHKDLDNSRSAYEFGEKALHRLQNYPNNRYFMPLLETMISLAYELGKDFVSLQEKLEERRAKKGPRKAATLKELAVQEYVH; this is translated from the exons atggagggaggTCATTCCTACCGTGAAGAAAGCCACCAAGAAGAAGCAACAGGGGTCACGCCCGATTCTGCTGCGGCTACTGACTCAGATGACGACAATGGATACGAAGCCCTGACTTTCTTTCACCCAAACCAGGAACAGAGAGAAACTCGCAATCTCGCAG ATGGTAACAGAAGTCCAAAGAACTCTCAAAGTCCCGATTCCTCCATGACAACAAAAGAACTTCAGGAATACTGGAGGAATGAGAAACGCAACTACCGAGCCGTCAAAGTCCTTTTTGAAATCCCGTCTGCCAGAATTGTAGAGAAGGCCTTCGCTAAGTATGTG AAATACCAAATCATTATCATCCAAACTGGCAGTTTTGACAGCAACAGATCAATAATTGAACGCCGGTACTCCGATTTTGAAAGGCTGCACGCAGATCTTTTGAAGGCATTTTATGATGAAATGGAAGACGTTCCCTTTCCCAAAAAGATCCTGACTGGAAACTTCACAGAGGATATTATCATGGAGAGGAAATTAGCTTTTCAGGATTATCTGCGGCTTCTCTATTCCATGGGATGTATCCAGACATCAAGTACATTTATCGATTTCTTAATAGGACCCGAAATGGAGGAGGGTTACAGTTGTCTACGCGGCGGACAGTacaccaaagctctggaaatATTTCTGCAAGTTGTGCCCCTACAAGAAAAATTAATCAAGCACAGACCCATTCTTCTGGTCCCAACTCTTTGCGCCATACTCATTTGTCACAAAGACTTAGACAATTCCAGAAGCGCCTATGAATTTGGAGAGAAAGCTTTACACCGCCTTCAGAACTATCCCAACAACAGGTATTTTATGCCTCTGCTGGAAACAATGATATCTTTGGCATATGAACTTGGCAAGGACTTTGTATCCTTACAAGAGAAACTGGAAGAGAGAAGAGCAAAGAAAGGACCAAGAAAAGCGGCAACCCTGAAAGAACTCGCTGTTCAGGAGTATGTGCACTGA